A stretch of the Luteimonas sp. JM171 genome encodes the following:
- the ccoO gene encoding cytochrome-c oxidase, cbb3-type subunit II codes for MSNKQNKPNNPHEKIEKNVGLMAVLIAVVVSMGGLVEIVPLMHEAEAVEPLPGVEPYPPLELAGRDVYVREGCYNCHSQMVRTLRFETERYGHYSLAGESVYDRPFQWGSKRTGPDLARVGGRYSDDWHRVHLINPRDVVPESNMPSYPWLDERMVDPEQVTSRMRALQKLGDPYSDEQIAEASEQVAGKTELDAVVAYLQGLGRNAPRGQ; via the coding sequence ATGAGCAACAAGCAGAACAAACCCAACAATCCGCACGAGAAGATCGAGAAGAACGTCGGCCTGATGGCGGTGCTGATCGCCGTCGTGGTGTCGATGGGCGGCCTGGTCGAAATCGTGCCGCTGATGCACGAGGCCGAGGCCGTCGAGCCGCTCCCTGGCGTGGAACCCTACCCGCCGCTGGAGCTGGCCGGCCGCGACGTCTACGTGCGTGAAGGCTGCTACAACTGCCACTCGCAGATGGTGCGCACCCTGCGCTTCGAGACCGAACGCTACGGCCACTACTCGCTGGCCGGCGAGTCGGTCTACGACCGCCCGTTCCAGTGGGGCTCCAAGCGCACCGGGCCGGACCTGGCACGCGTGGGCGGCCGCTACTCCGACGACTGGCACCGGGTGCACCTGATCAACCCGCGTGACGTGGTGCCCGAGTCCAACATGCCGTCCTACCCCTGGCTGGACGAGCGCATGGTGGACCCGGAGCAGGTGACCAGCCGCATGCGCGCCCTGCAGAAGCTGGGCGACCCGTACAGCGACGAGCAGATCGCGGAAGCTTCCGAACAGGTGGCGGGCAAGACCGAGCTCGACGCCGTGGTGGCTTACCTGCAAGGTCTCGGCCGCAACGCGCCAAGGGGGCAGTGA
- a CDS encoding 4Fe-4S dicluster domain-containing protein has protein sequence MSGRIPIKMLDDSGHDSYYVSEGKIYPREVSGRLDRLRKLAVFWLLGMFYVFPWLQWDGRQAVLFDLPARQFHVFGLTFWPQDFVFLALLLIIAAMALFFFTALAGRLFCGYACPQTVWTEVFLWIEQWTEGTRNQRMKLDAGPWTREKVLRKTAKHTLWVVLALWTGFTFVGFFTPIVDLGARLPRLEWGGWEIFWVLFYALATWGNAGFLREQVCKYMCPYARFQSAMFDRNTLIIAYDPMRGEPRGPRKRGLGSVLQRGRGLLDKITAYDYVFRAAQHPTAADNRAHARGTITFDGELDTRAEPLPKFEPDALGDCIDCTICVQVCPTGIDIRNGLQYECIACGACIDACDDVMDKMGFERGLIRYTTQNAIDGKPSRVLRPRIMIYGTILLALVLAWAWGVGTRSPLIAEVLRDRNALYRETAAGVENGYTLKLINKGDARGEYNIAIESGLEGLHLVADDNVSLDAQQVLSLPLTIAAPDGVTGRHDIVFVIESSDGQVRQEVDSSFFGPMQ, from the coding sequence ATGTCTGGTCGTATTCCAATCAAGATGCTCGATGACAGCGGGCATGACAGCTACTACGTCAGTGAAGGCAAGATCTATCCGCGCGAGGTAAGCGGACGCCTTGACCGCCTGCGCAAGCTGGCGGTGTTCTGGCTGCTGGGCATGTTCTATGTCTTCCCTTGGCTGCAGTGGGACGGCCGCCAGGCGGTGCTGTTCGACCTGCCGGCGCGCCAGTTCCATGTCTTCGGGCTGACCTTCTGGCCGCAGGACTTCGTGTTCCTGGCGCTGCTGCTGATCATCGCGGCGATGGCGCTGTTCTTCTTCACCGCGCTCGCCGGCCGGCTGTTCTGCGGCTACGCCTGCCCGCAGACCGTCTGGACGGAAGTGTTCCTGTGGATCGAGCAGTGGACGGAGGGCACGCGCAACCAGCGCATGAAGCTCGACGCCGGCCCCTGGACGCGTGAAAAGGTCCTGCGCAAGACCGCCAAGCACACCCTGTGGGTGGTGCTGGCGCTGTGGACGGGGTTCACCTTCGTCGGCTTCTTCACCCCCATCGTCGACCTGGGCGCCCGCCTGCCGCGCCTGGAATGGGGCGGCTGGGAGATCTTCTGGGTGCTGTTCTACGCCCTGGCCACCTGGGGCAATGCCGGCTTCCTGCGCGAGCAGGTGTGCAAGTACATGTGCCCGTACGCGCGCTTCCAGAGCGCCATGTTCGATCGCAACACCCTGATCATCGCCTACGACCCGATGCGCGGCGAACCGCGCGGCCCGCGCAAGCGCGGCCTGGGCAGCGTGCTCCAGCGCGGCCGCGGGCTGCTCGACAAGATCACCGCCTACGACTACGTCTTCCGCGCCGCCCAGCACCCTACCGCCGCCGACAACCGGGCCCATGCCCGCGGCACCATCACCTTCGACGGCGAGCTGGACACCCGGGCCGAACCGCTGCCGAAGTTCGAACCCGACGCGCTGGGCGACTGCATCGACTGCACCATCTGCGTGCAGGTGTGCCCCACCGGCATCGACATCCGCAACGGCCTGCAGTACGAGTGCATCGCCTGCGGCGCCTGCATCGACGCCTGTGACGACGTCATGGACAAGATGGGCTTCGAGCGCGGCCTGATCCGCTACACCACCCAGAACGCCATCGACGGCAAGCCCAGCCGCGTGCTGCGCCCGCGGATCATGATCTACGGCACCATCCTGCTCGCCCTGGTGCTGGCCTGGGCCTGGGGCGTGGGCACCCGCAGCCCACTGATCGCCGAGGTCCTGCGCGACCGCAACGCCCTGTACCGGGAAACCGCCGCCGGGGTTGAAAATGGCTACACGCTGAAGCTCATCAACAAGGGCGACGCGCGCGGGGAGTACAATATCGCCATTGAAAGCGGTCTCGAAGGCCTCCATCTGGTAGCCGACGACAACGTCTCCCTGGATGCGCAGCAGGTGCTGTCGCTGCCATTGACCATCGCCGCTCCCGACGGCGTCACCGGCCGCCACGACATCGTCTTCGTGATCGAGTCTTCCGATGGCCAGGTCCGCCAGGAAGTCGACAGCAGCTTCTTTGGTCCCATGCAATGA
- the ccoP gene encoding cytochrome-c oxidase, cbb3-type subunit III: MSQGWSLFVIVLVLAHIAGYAWLLWWTARRRPGDPAPTDTSHVWDGDITEYNKPLPKWWINLFYLTILFALGYLAWYPGLGNLPGLGGWTSASEHDIQRARNDALLEETFAVHAGQPIPVLARNDEALELGRSIFANTCATCHGSTAQGAVGYPDLTDDVWNWGGEPEDILTTILDGREGIMPGWESVLVGMGGETAMTEIVAYTRSLSQPDAPRDYFATRGERLFEGLCVACHNEGGVGNQALGAPNLTTGTWLYGGTTEALHQTIAKGRHGIMPAHRDLLGETRARLVAAYVWSLSNPPEESAAANAAGAGER; this comes from the coding sequence ATGAGCCAGGGCTGGTCCCTGTTCGTGATCGTGCTGGTGCTGGCGCACATCGCCGGCTATGCGTGGCTGCTGTGGTGGACCGCCCGCCGGCGCCCGGGCGATCCCGCGCCCACCGACACCAGCCATGTCTGGGACGGCGACATCACGGAGTACAACAAGCCGTTGCCGAAGTGGTGGATCAACCTGTTCTACCTCACCATCCTCTTCGCGCTGGGCTACCTGGCCTGGTACCCGGGCCTGGGCAACCTGCCCGGCCTCGGGGGATGGACCTCGGCCTCGGAGCATGACATCCAGCGCGCGCGCAACGACGCCCTGCTGGAGGAAACCTTCGCGGTGCATGCCGGCCAGCCGATCCCGGTGCTCGCGCGCAACGACGAGGCGCTGGAACTGGGCCGTTCGATCTTCGCCAACACCTGCGCCACCTGCCACGGCTCCACCGCCCAGGGCGCGGTGGGCTACCCCGACCTCACCGACGACGTGTGGAACTGGGGCGGCGAGCCCGAGGACATCCTCACCACCATCCTCGACGGACGTGAAGGCATCATGCCGGGCTGGGAGTCGGTGCTGGTGGGCATGGGCGGCGAAACGGCGATGACCGAGATCGTGGCCTACACCCGTTCGCTGTCGCAGCCCGACGCCCCGCGCGACTACTTCGCCACCCGTGGCGAGCGCCTCTTCGAAGGCCTGTGCGTGGCCTGCCACAACGAGGGCGGCGTGGGCAACCAGGCCCTGGGCGCCCCGAACCTGACCACCGGCACCTGGCTCTACGGCGGCACCACCGAAGCGCTGCACCAGACCATCGCCAAAGGCCGGCACGGCATCATGCCCGCCCACCGCGACCTGCTGGGCGAAACCCGCGCGCGGCTGGTGGCGGCCTATGTCTGGTCGCTGTCCAACCCGCCGGAAGAATCCGCTGCGGCCAATGCCGCGGGGGCCGGGGAACGGTGA
- a CDS encoding FixH family protein, whose protein sequence is MSEKTSIWRNPVLILVFVLPAISIIAGVGLLVMALRTGGDDPVLDEVRRTARGAQVTDLSADQAAAAGRYAAVVRVDAENGAVEVFPVSGRFTRSAPLQLVLSHPVNATEDVFLQLEPADNGWRTEAQIDGSHDWNLRLFPSDREWRLQGRLESGELAARVQPALQDAGEEP, encoded by the coding sequence ATGAGCGAAAAAACCTCCATCTGGCGCAACCCGGTCCTGATCCTGGTGTTCGTGCTGCCCGCCATCTCCATCATCGCCGGCGTCGGCCTGCTGGTGATGGCGCTGCGCACCGGCGGCGACGACCCGGTGCTGGACGAGGTGCGCCGCACCGCCCGCGGCGCCCAGGTCACCGACCTGAGCGCGGACCAGGCCGCGGCCGCCGGCCGCTATGCCGCGGTGGTGCGGGTGGATGCCGAAAACGGCGCGGTCGAGGTGTTCCCGGTCAGCGGCCGCTTCACCCGCAGCGCCCCGCTGCAGCTGGTGCTCAGCCACCCGGTGAATGCCACCGAGGACGTGTTCCTGCAGCTGGAGCCGGCCGACAACGGCTGGCGCACGGAAGCGCAGATCGACGGGTCCCATGACTGGAACCTGCGCCTGTTCCCCTCGGACCGCGAATGGCGCCTGCAGGGCCGGCTTGAGAGCGGCGAGCTCGCGGCCCGGGTGCAACCGGCACTGCAGGACGCCGGCGAGGAGCCATGA
- a CDS encoding CcoQ/FixQ family Cbb3-type cytochrome c oxidase assembly chaperone, producing the protein MVSGIVTVVLLVLFVTGWIWAWSPRRKQSFDEAAQLPLEDDVENKR; encoded by the coding sequence ATGGTGTCCGGAATCGTGACCGTGGTGCTGCTGGTGCTGTTCGTGACCGGCTGGATCTGGGCCTGGAGCCCCCGGCGCAAGCAGAGTTTTGACGAAGCGGCCCAGCTGCCGCTGGAAGACGACGTGGAGAACAAGCGATGA
- a CDS encoding heavy metal translocating P-type ATPase — protein MSAAVPGAALHADTTPPVASGCHHCAEPLPARPATRTIDGSERGFCCEGCAAAAEWIHGARLGDYYRLRTAPAERIDETALEEDLSLWDREEVQAEHARNVPGGREITLLTDGMRCAACAWLIDRALSREEGVVETVANAVTGRIRLTWDPSRTALSAPLRRLAALGYRPWLATGEARERERRRQRNRDLLRIGIAGIGAMQAMMMAEALYLDIHFTMPIPTRDFFRWVTFLLSTPVVFYAGWPFLLGAWRELSQRRLGMDTLIASATLLAWGASVFETVRGGVHVWYDAAVMFVFLLLVARMLEQRARATASAQVDALARARPAFAIREGPGGERETVPVAALSPGDIACVPVGGVVPADGTLLEPSSFEEALLTGEWTPVAREAGERVYAGTLCRERPARLRVDETGTGTRLSQLTALVEKAQAQRPALAEVGERIAHHFVAWLLVIAALVYVGWRIHDPSRALEVTLALLVISCPCALALAAPAALAATHGTLARLGVLALGEAALDRLSAVTDVVFDKTGTLSDGHPVLSEVTALGDHGRDEVLAIAAALESDSGHPLARAFAGIAPAGVATDVRAVPGQGIEGKVDGVRWRLGRAGFAAGAEEDDAIWLGDGRQAAARFRISESARPDAAEAVALLRGMGLRVHLSSGDAEGPVRRFASELGIERAHARQSPEDKLAYARSLQAEGRVVAMVGDGLNDAPVLAGADVSLALAGGAPLAQQSADLVLTGSSLLRVPQAIATARRTRRIVRQNLAWAAGYNVIALPVAIAGLVTPWLAALGMALSSLLVVCNALRLARTPSLKGRTAA, from the coding sequence ATGAGCGCGGCCGTGCCGGGCGCAGCCCTGCACGCGGACACCACGCCGCCCGTCGCCAGCGGCTGCCACCACTGCGCCGAACCCCTCCCCGCCCGCCCTGCCACGCGCACCATTGATGGCAGCGAGCGCGGCTTCTGCTGCGAGGGCTGCGCCGCCGCCGCCGAATGGATCCACGGCGCGCGCCTGGGCGACTACTACCGCCTGCGCACCGCGCCCGCCGAGCGCATCGACGAAACCGCGCTGGAAGAGGATCTGTCGCTCTGGGACCGCGAGGAAGTCCAGGCCGAACACGCGCGCAACGTGCCCGGCGGGCGCGAGATCACCCTGCTGACCGACGGCATGCGCTGCGCCGCCTGTGCCTGGCTGATCGACCGCGCGCTCTCGCGCGAGGAAGGCGTGGTGGAAACCGTCGCCAACGCCGTCACCGGCCGCATCCGCTTGACGTGGGACCCCTCGCGCACCGCCCTGTCGGCGCCGCTGCGGCGGCTGGCCGCGCTGGGCTATCGCCCGTGGCTGGCCACCGGCGAGGCCCGGGAGCGCGAGCGCCGGCGCCAGCGCAACCGCGACCTGCTGCGCATCGGCATCGCCGGCATCGGCGCCATGCAGGCCATGATGATGGCCGAGGCGCTGTACCTGGACATCCATTTCACGATGCCCATCCCCACGCGGGACTTCTTCCGCTGGGTCACCTTCCTGCTGTCCACGCCGGTGGTGTTCTACGCCGGCTGGCCGTTCCTGCTGGGCGCCTGGCGCGAGCTGTCGCAGCGGCGGCTGGGCATGGACACCCTGATCGCCAGCGCCACCCTGCTGGCCTGGGGCGCCAGCGTGTTCGAGACCGTCCGCGGCGGCGTGCACGTCTGGTACGACGCTGCGGTGATGTTCGTGTTCCTGCTGCTGGTGGCGCGCATGCTCGAACAGCGCGCGCGCGCCACGGCCAGCGCCCAGGTCGATGCGCTTGCCCGCGCCCGGCCCGCCTTCGCCATCCGCGAAGGCCCCGGAGGCGAACGCGAAACAGTGCCCGTGGCGGCGCTGTCGCCGGGCGACATCGCCTGCGTGCCGGTGGGGGGCGTGGTGCCCGCCGACGGCACGCTGCTGGAGCCCTCCAGCTTCGAGGAGGCGCTGTTGACCGGTGAATGGACCCCGGTGGCGCGTGAGGCCGGCGAGCGCGTCTACGCGGGCACCCTGTGCCGGGAGCGCCCCGCCCGCCTGCGCGTGGATGAAACCGGCACCGGCACCCGGCTCTCGCAGCTCACCGCGCTGGTCGAGAAGGCCCAGGCGCAGCGCCCGGCGCTGGCCGAGGTCGGCGAGCGTATCGCCCACCACTTCGTTGCCTGGCTGCTGGTGATCGCCGCGCTCGTGTACGTGGGCTGGCGGATCCACGATCCCTCGCGGGCGCTGGAAGTCACCCTGGCCCTGCTCGTCATCAGCTGCCCCTGCGCGCTGGCGCTGGCGGCCCCGGCGGCGCTGGCCGCCACCCACGGCACCCTGGCGCGGCTGGGGGTGCTGGCGCTGGGCGAGGCGGCGCTGGATCGCCTGTCCGCGGTCACCGACGTGGTGTTCGACAAGACCGGCACCCTCAGCGATGGCCATCCGGTGCTGTCGGAGGTCACGGCCCTGGGCGACCATGGGCGCGACGAAGTGCTGGCGATTGCCGCTGCCCTGGAAAGCGACAGCGGGCATCCCCTGGCGCGCGCGTTCGCGGGCATTGCGCCGGCGGGCGTGGCCACGGATGTGCGCGCGGTGCCCGGGCAGGGCATCGAGGGCAAGGTCGACGGCGTGCGCTGGAGGCTGGGCCGCGCCGGCTTCGCCGCCGGCGCCGAGGAGGATGATGCCATCTGGCTGGGCGACGGCCGCCAGGCTGCGGCGCGGTTCCGGATCTCGGAATCCGCGCGCCCCGACGCCGCCGAAGCCGTGGCCCTGCTGCGCGGCATGGGCCTGCGCGTGCACCTGTCCAGCGGCGACGCCGAAGGCCCCGTGCGCCGCTTCGCCAGCGAGCTGGGCATCGAACGCGCGCACGCCCGCCAGAGCCCGGAAGACAAGCTCGCCTACGCTCGGAGCCTGCAGGCCGAGGGCCGGGTGGTGGCGATGGTGGGTGACGGCCTCAACGACGCGCCGGTGCTGGCCGGCGCCGACGTTTCGCTGGCGCTGGCGGGCGGCGCGCCCCTGGCGCAGCAATCCGCCGACCTGGTGCTCACCGGGAGCTCGCTGCTGCGGGTCCCGCAGGCGATCGCCACGGCCCGGCGCACCCGCCGCATCGTGCGCCAGAACCTGGCCTGGGCGGCGGGCTACAACGTCATCGCCCTGCCGGTGGCGATCGCCGGCCTGGTGACGCCCTGGCTGGCTGCGCTGGGCATGGCGCTGTCTTCGCTGCTCGTCGTGTGCAATGCCCTGCGCCTGGCGCGCACGCCATCCCTGAAGGGGAGGACCGCTGCAT